Within the Streptomyces sp. YIM 121038 genome, the region AGGCGAGGTCGTTGCGCGTGTACTGGATGTCGACGAAGCGGCGCAGGAGCTGGTCGCGGTCGATCTCCTCGCCGACCTTGAGCGGCACCATGCGGTCCACGTACTCCTGCGGGGTGCCGAGGCCGTAGATGCAGGAGACGGAGGCGACCACGACGACGTCGCGGCGGGTGAGCAGCGAGTTCGTCGCGGAGTGGCGCAGGCGCTCCACCTCCTCGTTGATCGAGGAGTCCTTCTCGATGTACGTGTCCGACTGCGGGACGTACGCCTCGGGCTGGTAGTAGTCGTAGTAGGAGACGAAGTACTCCACCGCGTTGTTCGGCAGGAGCTCTCGGAACTCGTTCGCCAGCTGGGCGGCCAGGGTTTTGTTCGGCGCCATGACGAGTGTCGGGCGCTGGAGCTTCTCGATCATCCACGCGGTGGTGGCCGACTTGCCGGTGCCGGTCGCGCCGAGCAGGACGACATCCTTCTCACCTGCGCGGATGCGCTTCTCCAGCTCGGCAATGGCGGCCGGCTGGTCGCCACTGGGCTGGAACGGGCTGACGACCTCGAAAGGCGCCACCGTGCGTTCGATCTTCGATACGGGCCGCATGGGATCCACCGTACGACTCCGCACTGACAATGCCGGTTCCCGTCGGCGCGCTCACCACTTCTGCGGGGCGCGCGCGCCCGGCCTGCGGCGGCTCCTGCGGCCCGGCCGCGCCGGTGACCTGCGGCCGACGTGCCCGTACTGCCTCTCGCCCGAGCGCGGCACGGGGTAGGAGGGGGTGCGCGGCCGTGCGGCGGCCTTCAGGTCGGCCTTGCCCAGCATCATCAGCGGGTCGACCATCATGACCACGCCCGCGAGCAGCAGGAAGGCCAGCGGGCCGATCATGAGGGGCGCGAGCAGCTCGGCCGACGAGCCCCCGGGCGACGGGCTCGGGGTGCTGTGCAGGTGGACGCTGACGGCGGCCATGCCGGTGTAGTGCATGCCGCTGACGGCGAGGCCCATGACCAGGCTGGCGCCGAGGCTCCACAGGAAGCCCCTGACCTGTCCGGCGGCCCACAGCGCGGCGATGGCCGCGACCACGGCGATCACCACGGAGGCGGCGACGGTGAAGGTGTTGTACTGGAGCCTGCCGCCAAGGCGCATCCCGGCCATTCCCAGGTAGTGCATCGACGCGATGCCCAAGCCCGTGATGGTGCCCCCGGTGAACAGGGCTGTCCCTTTGGCACCCCGGTAGCCGACGATGAAGATCCCGACGCCGACCATGACGATGGCGACGGCGAGGCTGGCGAACGTCGTCAGCCGGTCGTAGGTGATGGGGGTCTCCTTGACGGTGAACCCCATCATGGCGATGAAGTGCATGGTCCAGATGCCGGAGCCGATCGCGGCGGAGCCCAGGGCGAGCCAGCCCGGCCGCCAGGAGTGGGCGACGAGCAGCGTCCTCGTGGTGCAGCGCAGGCCGAGCGCCCCGCCGAGACAGGCCATGAGGTACGCGACCACGGGTGTGACGAGCCCGTAGCTGAAGCCGTCGACGGTGCCCTCCATGAGCGCTAGCCCTTCCGCCTGTCGTACGCCAATGTCCCGGAACACCCCGTCCGCCCCCGGTCGACCGCCGGGTGACGGAGCGTCGGCTGAGGCGAGGGTAGGGCCCTTCCAGGAACGTACGAACGATTTTCCGGCAAAGAAACACGGCTTCCGCGCGCGGGGTCCCCACATGGGGGGCTGGTGTTCAGCCTGTGGCCATCCTGCACCTGTCCGTAGTTGGCCGTGCACTGTCACGCTCTCGGGGTCCCCCGAGTTCTACGCGAGGAGAAGCCGTGCCCGCACGCGCAGCCGCCGCCACGACCGCCGCCCTCCTGGGGGCGGGCGCCCTGGTGCTCCCCTCCACCGCCGTCGCCGAGACACCCGCCCGGGAGACCCGCGTCCGGGCGGCCGCCGCGCACGACGAGCCGCTGGTCGTCGCCCACCGCGGGGCCTCCGCCTACGCCCCCGAGAACACCCTCGCCGCCATCGACAAGGCCGACGAGCTCGGCTTCCGCTGGGTCGAGAACGACGTGCAGCGCACCAAGGACGGCGTGCTCGTCATCGTGCACGACGACAACCTGAAGCGGACGACGAACGTCGAGGAGGTCTTCCCCGACCGCGCCCCCTGGAAGGTCAAGGACTTCACCGCCAAGGAGATCGCGAAGCTCGACGCGGGCAGCTGGTTCAGCGCCAAGTACAAGGGCGCGCGCGTGCCGACCCTCACGCAGTACATGAACCGCCTCACGGAGAACGGCCAGCGGCTCGTCCTGGAGATCAAGAAGCCGGAGCTGTACCCCGGCATCGAGCGCGAGACCCTGCGGGTGCTGCGCGAGACGGGTTGGCTCGACCGCCACCACGTGAAGCACGAGCTGGTCGTCCAGAGCTTCAGCGCGGACAGCGTCCGGCAGGTGCACGCGCAGCGCCCGGACGTCAAGACCGGCTTC harbors:
- a CDS encoding glycerophosphodiester phosphodiesterase family protein, translated to MPARAAAATTAALLGAGALVLPSTAVAETPARETRVRAAAAHDEPLVVAHRGASAYAPENTLAAIDKADELGFRWVENDVQRTKDGVLVIVHDDNLKRTTNVEEVFPDRAPWKVKDFTAKEIAKLDAGSWFSAKYKGARVPTLTQYMNRLTENGQRLVLEIKKPELYPGIERETLRVLRETGWLDRHHVKHELVVQSFSADSVRQVHAQRPDVKTGFLGTPAVAELPTYARFADQINSTHTSISDDYVGEIQDLKGPHGKPLEIFTWTVDEAAAARRVADFGVNGIITNKPDVVRAALRD
- a CDS encoding MHYT domain-containing protein — protein: MEGTVDGFSYGLVTPVVAYLMACLGGALGLRCTTRTLLVAHSWRPGWLALGSAAIGSGIWTMHFIAMMGFTVKETPITYDRLTTFASLAVAIVMVGVGIFIVGYRGAKGTALFTGGTITGLGIASMHYLGMAGMRLGGRLQYNTFTVAASVVIAVVAAIAALWAAGQVRGFLWSLGASLVMGLAVSGMHYTGMAAVSVHLHSTPSPSPGGSSAELLAPLMIGPLAFLLLAGVVMMVDPLMMLGKADLKAAARPRTPSYPVPRSGERQYGHVGRRSPARPGRRSRRRPGARAPQKW